A window from Corynebacterium urealyticum DSM 7109 encodes these proteins:
- the glnA gene encoding type I glutamate--ammonia ligase, translating into MGKFKPGSEHTTPEGIQKFIRDEEIRWVDVQFTDVPGIEQHLTVPASAFDEDAIQEGLAFDGSSIAGYTSVDNSDMMLLPDLETAFVDPFRKSKTLNVKFFVHDPHTREPFSRDPRNIARKAEQYLAELGFADTCNFGAEAEFYIFDSVRYDSTTNKSFHEVDSVEGWWNSGAKENPDGSRNLGHKVRTKGGYFPTAPYDHMQDLRDEIGEHLQDVGFDVERSHHEMGSGGQQEINYRFNTLLHAADDMQTFKYVVKNTAKFNQKSATFMPKPLAGDGGSGMHIHQSLWKDGQPLFHDENGYGGLSDMARYYIGGILKHAGAVLAFTNPTMNSYHRLVPGFEAPVNLVYSQENRSAAIRIPITGSNPKAKRIEFRAPDPSGNPYLAFTAAMMAGLDGIKNRIEPGDPVDKDLYELPPEELKGIPTVPYSLDGALEALEEDHDFLTAGNVFTEDLIEAHIRYKFDEEIMPARLRPTTQEFELYYDC; encoded by the coding sequence ATGGGTAAGTTCAAACCCGGAAGCGAACACACCACCCCAGAAGGCATCCAGAAGTTCATCCGCGACGAAGAGATCCGCTGGGTGGACGTCCAATTCACCGACGTCCCAGGCATCGAACAGCACCTCACCGTGCCAGCATCCGCCTTCGACGAGGACGCGATCCAGGAAGGCCTCGCATTCGACGGCTCCTCCATCGCCGGCTACACCAGCGTCGACAACTCCGACATGATGCTACTGCCCGACCTCGAGACCGCGTTTGTGGACCCCTTCCGCAAGTCCAAGACGCTGAACGTGAAGTTCTTCGTCCACGACCCGCACACCCGCGAGCCCTTCAGCCGCGACCCCCGCAACATCGCACGCAAGGCTGAGCAGTACCTCGCGGAGCTCGGCTTCGCCGACACCTGCAACTTCGGCGCCGAGGCGGAGTTCTACATCTTCGACTCCGTGCGCTACGACTCCACCACCAATAAGTCCTTCCACGAGGTGGACTCCGTCGAGGGCTGGTGGAACTCCGGCGCGAAGGAAAACCCGGACGGCTCCCGCAACCTGGGCCACAAGGTGCGCACCAAGGGCGGCTACTTCCCCACCGCGCCCTACGACCACATGCAGGACCTCCGCGACGAAATCGGTGAGCACCTGCAGGACGTCGGCTTCGACGTCGAACGCTCCCACCACGAGATGGGCTCCGGCGGACAGCAGGAAATCAACTACCGCTTCAACACCCTCCTGCACGCCGCGGACGACATGCAGACCTTCAAGTACGTCGTGAAGAACACCGCGAAGTTCAACCAGAAGTCCGCCACCTTCATGCCCAAGCCGCTCGCCGGCGACGGTGGCTCCGGCATGCACATCCACCAGTCCCTCTGGAAGGACGGCCAGCCGCTGTTCCACGACGAGAACGGTTACGGTGGGCTCTCCGACATGGCGCGCTACTACATCGGCGGCATCCTCAAGCACGCCGGCGCTGTGCTGGCGTTCACGAACCCGACGATGAACTCCTACCACCGCCTGGTGCCGGGCTTCGAGGCGCCGGTGAACCTGGTGTACTCCCAGGAGAACCGCTCCGCCGCGATCCGCATCCCGATCACCGGGTCCAACCCGAAGGCCAAGCGCATCGAGTTCCGCGCGCCGGACCCATCGGGTAATCCATACCTGGCGTTCACCGCCGCGATGATGGCTGGCCTGGATGGCATTAAGAACCGCATCGAGCCAGGTGACCCAGTGGATAAGGACCTCTACGAGCTGCCGCCGGAGGAGCTGAAGGGCATCCCGACCGTTCCGTACTCCCTGGACGGGGCCCTCGAGGCGCTGGAGGAGGATCACGACTTCCTCACCGCCGGGAACGTGTTCACCGAGGACTTGATCGAGGCGCACATCCGCTACAAGTTCGACGAGGAGATCATGCCGGCCCGCCTGCGCCCGACCACGCAGGAGTTCGAGCTGTACTACGACTGCTAG
- a CDS encoding TDT family transporter yields MPCVTKKFRELPPPGPAWGGSLMGTSIVARLLVEKYIMIGASIFAAIACVILVALTIGFARYRQPSFQRTTVAEWSMFFIGILALGAALSGLTDVPTYRLIGFWIGAPVTTVTWAIQLSRFSGKPRFTWGLPLVGPMISASVSGWLARDYGQMYHVMGTAFFVMSLLTAVPVFAHVYWAAWHGEVDLSGPNSATAWVPLGVIGQSTTAMQILYPSTISVYYGYVALVLAVPLAIFAMVTFYPNVARWADYSPAWWSCTFPPGTISMGGHQVALVNGSQWLDAVALAIPFLLLAHWTACSTRFLSWVAEGRRGRAA; encoded by the coding sequence ATGCCCTGCGTGACTAAGAAGTTTCGGGAACTCCCGCCACCGGGCCCCGCATGGGGCGGCAGCCTCATGGGCACCTCGATCGTCGCGCGCCTGCTCGTCGAGAAATACATAATGATCGGCGCGAGCATCTTCGCAGCGATCGCGTGCGTGATCCTTGTGGCGCTGACCATCGGATTCGCCCGCTACCGGCAGCCGAGCTTCCAGCGCACCACCGTGGCCGAGTGGTCGATGTTTTTCATCGGCATTCTCGCGCTCGGGGCTGCGCTTTCTGGACTTACGGACGTCCCCACCTACCGCCTCATCGGGTTCTGGATTGGTGCACCCGTCACCACAGTGACGTGGGCGATCCAGCTATCACGCTTTTCCGGGAAACCACGGTTCACATGGGGTTTGCCGCTGGTCGGGCCGATGATTTCCGCTTCGGTGTCCGGCTGGCTGGCCCGCGATTACGGGCAGATGTACCACGTCATGGGCACCGCGTTCTTCGTGATGTCGCTGCTCACCGCCGTGCCCGTGTTCGCGCACGTGTACTGGGCGGCGTGGCACGGCGAGGTGGACCTTTCAGGCCCGAACTCCGCGACCGCGTGGGTGCCACTCGGCGTGATCGGGCAGTCCACCACCGCCATGCAGATCCTCTACCCGAGCACGATCTCGGTGTACTACGGCTACGTCGCGCTTGTGCTCGCCGTGCCGCTGGCGATCTTTGCGATGGTGACCTTCTACCCGAATGTGGCGCGCTGGGCGGATTACTCGCCGGCGTGGTGGTCGTGCACCTTCCCGCCGGGCACCATCAGCATGGGCGGACACCAGGTTGCACTGGTCAATGGTTCGCAGTGGCTGGACGCGGTCGCGCTGGCGATCCCCTTCCTGCTTCTCGCGCACTGGACGGCCTGCTCGACCCGCTTCCTCAGCTGGGTTGCTGAGGGCCGCCGCGGCCGGGCTGCCTAG
- a CDS encoding ATP-binding cassette domain-containing protein, whose translation MSIYGVIGPNGAGKTYYLRTLSQNPGTALAQAAPDAALYGATPREYFAIAKTGWSELDISRAESLLDFPATTPMKSLSLGQRQMVITAAALASGQPALLFDEPFNGLDVEFRNRLRSMFIDAMTDDAVADATITDGGDVVPPKDPAPERTIVLTSQHSQDLAGLVETLIVIHNHEPHGPFDVDQLRTRHPVLRGMTEQVGLIAADLPVFSRKTLGERSELVLAAPLSASAAQHARTVGVEVSYLDPAELIDLASTSAYIERSAQ comes from the coding sequence GTGAGCATTTACGGAGTCATTGGCCCGAATGGTGCCGGCAAGACTTACTACCTGCGCACCCTCAGCCAGAACCCCGGCACGGCGCTCGCGCAAGCAGCTCCCGACGCCGCCCTTTACGGCGCCACTCCGCGCGAGTACTTCGCAATCGCGAAAACTGGCTGGTCAGAGCTCGACATCAGCCGCGCTGAATCCCTTCTCGACTTCCCGGCCACCACCCCGATGAAGAGCCTCAGCCTTGGGCAGCGCCAGATGGTGATCACCGCCGCGGCCCTCGCCTCCGGCCAGCCGGCGCTCCTCTTCGACGAACCTTTCAACGGCCTGGACGTCGAGTTCCGCAACCGTTTGCGCAGCATGTTCATCGACGCCATGACGGACGACGCCGTCGCGGACGCCACCATCACCGACGGCGGGGACGTCGTCCCACCCAAGGACCCAGCCCCGGAACGGACGATCGTCCTGACCTCCCAACACTCCCAGGATCTCGCGGGCCTGGTGGAGACGCTGATCGTCATCCATAACCACGAACCCCACGGCCCATTCGACGTCGACCAGCTGCGCACGCGCCACCCGGTGCTGCGCGGGATGACGGAGCAGGTGGGGCTGATCGCTGCGGACCTGCCCGTGTTCTCGCGGAAAACCCTGGGGGAGCGCAGTGAGCTCGTGCTCGCCGCACCGCTGAGCGCGTCGGCAGCCCAGCATGCGCGCACCGTCGGCGTTGAGGTCAGCTACCTCGACCCCGCGGAACTCATTGACCTGGCCAGTACCAGCGCTTATATCGAAAGGAGCGCACAATGA
- a CDS encoding GntR family transcriptional regulator, with protein MQTDPADPRPIYIQIAEDLKSMILSGELAIDQRAPSTKELSEFYQVNPTTAAKAMTELSQEKLVEKKRGLGMFVTQGARERIRSERKGAFQRTYIDPLKTEAVALGLSLEEIIAMLKEEK; from the coding sequence ATGCAGACTGATCCAGCAGATCCCCGCCCGATCTACATACAGATCGCGGAGGACCTGAAGTCCATGATCTTGTCCGGTGAGCTCGCCATCGATCAACGAGCCCCATCCACGAAAGAACTCTCGGAGTTCTACCAGGTCAACCCCACAACGGCCGCCAAAGCCATGACAGAACTCTCACAAGAAAAGCTCGTCGAAAAGAAACGAGGGCTCGGCATGTTCGTCACCCAGGGCGCCCGCGAGCGCATCCGCAGCGAGCGCAAGGGCGCATTCCAACGCACCTACATCGACCCGCTCAAAACCGAAGCCGTCGCGCTCGGTCTCTCGCTCGAGGAGATCATCGCCATGCTGAAGGAGGAGAAGTGA